The Neosynechococcus sphagnicola sy1 genome window below encodes:
- a CDS encoding helix-turn-helix domain-containing protein, with protein MGDKQNISGARIRQVRLQNNLDQVELAAALNVDYGIKLEQSDISEIERQVRSLKDYELDAISKVLDIDPIWLLRGDN; from the coding sequence ATGGGAGACAAGCAAAATATCAGTGGAGCAAGAATTCGTCAGGTCAGGCTGCAAAATAATTTAGACCAGGTTGAATTAGCCGCCGCTCTCAATGTTGATTATGGAATCAAGCTAGAACAGTCCGACATCTCAGAGATTGAGCGTCAAGTCAGATCTCTGAAAGACTATGAACTTGATGCTATTTCCAAGGTGCTGGATATAGACCCTATCTGGTTACTACGGGGGGATAACTAA
- a CDS encoding HNH endonuclease, translating to MATERKSRGRQKFLPLAPVSEQEVPGNINREVWLEEVCQKFVCPSEANKSYYRVLLEELWPAGHGIPGPRVKEEELREAINRFRRNQHLGTQPYKPYIDVFRRLRELQGEEGITGIGREGKTYQLVSLSLSEKRVPRIKLSDLDWLRILETYQHRCPVCNRSEPEVRFQQDHKIPRTRGGGNELSNWQPLCDECNNFKSTSCRGCQLECEICSWAFPERFAPLRLSSDNISRLRQIAASTNSDPHDLLNQIVTCFFLNQASETGE from the coding sequence ATGGCAACTGAGCGGAAAAGCCGTGGGCGACAAAAGTTTTTACCTCTTGCACCTGTAAGTGAGCAAGAAGTGCCCGGAAACATCAACCGAGAAGTCTGGCTTGAGGAAGTTTGTCAAAAATTTGTATGTCCCAGTGAGGCGAATAAGTCTTACTATCGAGTGCTTTTGGAAGAACTGTGGCCTGCGGGTCATGGTATTCCAGGCCCGCGTGTAAAAGAAGAAGAACTGAGAGAAGCGATTAACCGCTTCAGAAGAAATCAGCATTTAGGCACCCAACCCTATAAACCTTACATAGATGTTTTTCGGCGCTTGCGAGAATTACAAGGCGAGGAAGGCATTACCGGGATTGGTAGAGAAGGTAAAACATACCAACTTGTGAGCCTATCCTTGAGTGAAAAGAGAGTGCCACGAATTAAGCTTTCTGATCTAGACTGGCTAAGAATCCTAGAGACTTATCAACACAGATGTCCGGTATGTAACCGATCTGAGCCAGAAGTTCGTTTTCAGCAAGACCACAAGATCCCGCGCACTAGAGGCGGAGGTAACGAACTAAGCAATTGGCAACCCCTTTGTGATGAGTGCAATAATTTCAAAAGTACATCGTGTCGTGGATGTCAATTAGAGTGCGAGATATGTAGTTGGGCTTTTCCTGAACGGTTTGCTCCACTCCGTCTATCTTCAGATAACATTTCCAGACTTAGGCAAATTGCAGCCAGCACTAACTCAGATCCTCATGATCTGCTGAACCAGATAGTGACTTGCTTTTTCCTCAATCAAGCTAGTGAAACGGGAGAATAG
- a CDS encoding PIN domain-containing protein, whose translation MIEDNQSTNKNDDVGRVLLIDLENCPGQIDQLQENLEQFSQVVICYAQTGAKIPLDWLIPLSVTMSSNKLRIFKMTSGGKNAADFCICFFAGVLMQQLHKETHFVIISNDTDLDHVVNLLKGQGRSAERIGNKKEEKEATTKATKTTVETTVSSSPIKIYCMHLVTYSKNRPARKDTLLNSIKNKFKDSPEAAVEVFRLLTTQGAVTVSDNKVSYNDKKIKELAK comes from the coding sequence ATGATTGAGGACAATCAAAGTACCAATAAAAATGATGACGTGGGTAGAGTACTGTTGATTGACTTAGAAAATTGTCCTGGCCAAATTGATCAGCTACAAGAAAACTTAGAACAATTCTCACAAGTTGTGATTTGTTATGCACAGACCGGAGCAAAAATACCTCTTGACTGGCTCATCCCATTAAGTGTAACGATGAGTTCAAATAAGTTAAGAATTTTTAAGATGACAAGTGGTGGTAAAAATGCAGCAGATTTTTGTATTTGCTTTTTTGCTGGAGTCTTAATGCAACAGTTACACAAAGAAACACATTTTGTAATCATTTCAAATGATACTGACCTAGATCATGTTGTAAATTTACTTAAAGGTCAGGGACGTTCGGCAGAACGTATAGGCAACAAAAAAGAAGAAAAGGAAGCTACTACTAAAGCTACAAAAACTACAGTTGAAACTACAGTTTCAAGCTCACCAATCAAAATATATTGTATGCATCTAGTCACCTACAGTAAAAATAGACCAGCAAGGAAAGACACTCTACTTAATAGCATTAAAAATAAGTTCAAAGATTCTCCTGAAGCAGCAGTAGAAGTTTTTAGGTTATTGACAACACAAGGCGCAGTAACAGTTTCAGATAACAAAGTATCTTATAACGATAAGAAAATAAAAGAGCTTGCAAAATAA
- a CDS encoding CPBP family intramembrane glutamic endopeptidase: MLLPDAEPQIQAHLQGWFRYQALAKLYQLQQRPDELAALQEAEQVLAEQVLVKLALVSVMPGLGVIIGIGLLIVIVSQRLIKGQQSWLAQNSALGWSTPWDGEVVWQVLILTFFVVGQIVLPLCFGLLGLDTAHFGARSQALLILVNYLLFGLAGFLILYLSIRQFLPLPAGWFRFNLRGHWLAWGLGGYLVAIPLVIVVSLVNDQIWQGRGGSNPLLPIALEGRNSFAMACFLITAAVAAPLFEEVMFRGFLLPSLTRYLSVNGSIFISSLLFAIAHLSLSEILPLTVLGMVLGFVYTRSRNLLSPILVHGLWNSGTLLTLFILGSGTHPG, translated from the coding sequence ATGCTACTGCCGGATGCAGAGCCACAAATTCAAGCCCATTTGCAGGGGTGGTTTCGCTACCAAGCCCTAGCTAAACTCTATCAACTCCAGCAACGCCCCGATGAACTAGCAGCGTTACAAGAGGCGGAACAGGTCTTGGCGGAGCAAGTGTTGGTCAAGTTGGCTTTGGTGTCGGTGATGCCCGGACTCGGGGTGATCATCGGCATTGGACTGCTGATTGTTATTGTGAGTCAACGTCTGATCAAAGGCCAGCAGTCCTGGTTGGCGCAGAATAGCGCCCTCGGTTGGTCTACCCCCTGGGATGGAGAGGTGGTGTGGCAGGTATTGATTTTGACCTTCTTTGTTGTGGGTCAGATAGTCCTGCCACTCTGCTTTGGCTTGTTGGGTCTCGATACCGCCCATTTCGGGGCGCGATCGCAGGCCCTACTAATCCTGGTGAACTATCTCCTCTTTGGCTTGGCAGGGTTCCTGATCCTGTACCTATCGATTCGGCAATTTTTGCCATTACCGGCTGGTTGGTTTCGGTTTAATCTCCGGGGTCACTGGCTGGCCTGGGGTTTGGGCGGCTATCTGGTTGCCATTCCCCTGGTGATTGTCGTGTCCCTGGTGAATGATCAGATCTGGCAGGGACGGGGGGGCAGTAATCCCCTGCTGCCCATCGCCCTAGAAGGCCGAAATAGCTTTGCCATGGCCTGCTTTCTGATCACCGCTGCCGTCGCCGCTCCCCTGTTTGAAGAAGTGATGTTTCGAGGATTTTTGCTGCCCTCGTTAACCCGCTACCTCTCGGTGAATGGCTCGATCTTCATCAGCAGCCTCTTGTTTGCGATCGCCCACCTGAGTCTGTCAGAAATCCTGCCCCTGACGGTCTTAGGCATGGTGCTGGGTTTTGTCTACACGCGATCGCGCAATCTGCTATCCCCGATTTTGGTCCATGGGTTGTGGAACAGTGGCACCTTGTTGACCCTCTTCATTTTGGGGAGTGGCACCCATCCGGGCTAG
- a CDS encoding EAL domain-containing protein has protein sequence MVPSDLPPVCSACLDGEGLDFDFTMAFQPIVDLHTLSIFAYEALVRGIQGEPAMAILSRVNDDNRYRFDQACRVKAIELAARLGMATKLSINFLPNAVYNPDTCIRTTLEAATLHQFPKENLIFEVTEGEKVVDQAHLAKIISHYKNYGFLTAIDDFGAGYSGLNLLAKFQPDLLKLDLALVRDIDQDRVTQAIVQGIMGVAAALNIRVIAEGVETEAELATLQTYGIYLFQGFLFAKPALESLPAISDLARYASKTPSPKGQEGRVSSPD, from the coding sequence ATGGTTCCCTCCGATCTTCCCCCCGTTTGCTCAGCCTGTCTTGACGGAGAGGGGCTTGATTTCGACTTTACCATGGCCTTCCAGCCGATTGTCGATCTCCATACCCTCAGTATCTTTGCTTACGAGGCGCTGGTGCGGGGAATCCAAGGGGAACCAGCGATGGCAATTTTATCACGGGTGAATGACGACAACCGCTACCGTTTTGATCAAGCCTGTCGGGTGAAAGCCATTGAACTGGCAGCCCGTCTGGGTATGGCCACGAAGCTCAGCATTAACTTCTTGCCCAATGCCGTCTATAACCCAGATACGTGTATTCGGACGACGCTGGAAGCAGCGACGCTGCATCAATTTCCCAAGGAAAACTTGATTTTTGAAGTGACTGAGGGCGAAAAAGTCGTTGACCAAGCCCATTTAGCGAAGATCATTAGCCATTACAAAAACTATGGCTTTCTCACCGCCATTGATGATTTTGGTGCGGGCTATTCGGGTCTGAATTTACTTGCCAAGTTCCAGCCAGATTTGCTCAAGCTGGATTTGGCCTTGGTACGCGATATTGACCAAGACCGAGTGACCCAGGCAATTGTCCAGGGAATTATGGGGGTGGCTGCGGCCCTCAATATTCGGGTGATTGCCGAGGGGGTGGAGACTGAGGCGGAATTGGCTACCCTACAAACCTATGGCATTTATTTGTTTCAGGGATTCCTCTTTGCCAAACCGGCTCTGGAGTCCCTGCCTGCGATCTCCGATCTAGCCCGGTATGCTAGCAAAACCCCATCGCCCAAGGGACAAGAGGGGCGGGTGTCATCACCTGATTAG
- the hemC gene encoding hydroxymethylbilane synthase, translating to MPSSVSSPARTIRIGSRKSQLALVQTHWVQGQLQQYFPDRSFEVHTMSTQGDKILDVALAKIGDKGLFTKELEVGMLQNEIDFAVHSLKDLPTNLPPGLILGCVTERVNPADALVVHAQHCDRQLDTLPAGAVVGTSSLRRLAQLRHHYPHLTFKDIRGNLNTRLQKLDSGEYDALILAVAGLERLGMGDRIHQVISAEVSLHAVGQGALGIECRDGDPEVLELLQALSHQPSTYRCHAERAFLRTLEGGCQVPIGVDTAIAGDQLTLIGMVASLDGQRLIQDRVVGAVTEAEQLGVTLAQQLRQQGAQEILDEIFTEMRPEN from the coding sequence ATGCCCTCTTCTGTCTCCAGTCCTGCCCGCACCATTCGCATCGGTTCCCGTAAAAGCCAGCTGGCGCTGGTACAAACCCATTGGGTACAGGGGCAGTTACAGCAGTATTTCCCAGACCGCAGCTTTGAAGTGCATACCATGAGCACCCAGGGGGACAAGATTCTTGACGTTGCCCTGGCCAAAATTGGGGACAAGGGGCTGTTCACGAAGGAGCTGGAAGTGGGGATGCTCCAGAACGAGATTGACTTTGCCGTTCACTCCTTGAAGGATCTACCGACAAATCTTCCCCCAGGGCTAATCTTGGGCTGCGTCACCGAACGGGTTAATCCTGCCGATGCCTTGGTTGTCCACGCTCAACATTGCGATCGCCAGCTAGATACCTTACCAGCGGGGGCTGTGGTTGGCACTTCCTCGCTGCGACGACTGGCACAACTCCGTCACCATTACCCCCATCTGACTTTTAAGGATATCCGGGGGAATCTCAACACCCGCCTGCAAAAACTCGACAGCGGCGAATATGATGCGTTGATCCTAGCGGTGGCTGGGTTAGAGCGCTTAGGCATGGGCGATCGCATCCATCAGGTAATCTCGGCTGAAGTCTCGCTGCATGCCGTGGGTCAGGGGGCGTTGGGCATTGAATGTCGGGATGGAGATCCCGAAGTGCTGGAGTTACTGCAAGCCCTCTCTCACCAACCCAGTACCTACCGTTGCCATGCTGAACGCGCCTTCTTACGAACATTGGAAGGGGGCTGCCAGGTGCCCATTGGGGTCGATACGGCGATCGCCGGGGATCAACTCACCTTGATCGGGATGGTAGCTAGCCTCGATGGCCAGCGTTTAATCCAGGATCGGGTTGTTGGAGCGGTGACCGAGGCTGAACAACTCGGTGTCACCTTAGCTCAGCAGTTACGTCAGCAGGGTGCTCAAGAAATTTTGGATGAGATTTTTACAGAAATGCGTCCAGAAAACTAA
- a CDS encoding chloride channel protein, which produces MTASHTSDVLLPGQPSLPVSASLPSPFLPRPALSPDAIVLMLAVAIGTATGLTVVIFRLLITAIHSWMLEDLMGVVAVYGPQTLACVPILGGILVGLMRWRLRDFNASLATLVAAAKGIQDLSPLQPLTKLLAAAISLGTGASLGPEGPSVEIGAYFGTCLGQILQVSQERQRLLLGAGAAAGLAAGFNAPIAGVFLALEIVLGTSFATSAASILLLAAVVAALIAQIGLGGQPAFTLPVYEVRSLWELPLYLGLGLLACLVSIAYTESIQVAQRLFRGDIPFLRSMGRIPLPLRPILGGACVGLVALQWPQILGIGYETVETMLQGVPFSLGLLLVLLVVKLLMTAMSLGSGLVGGIFAPALFLGASLGAAYGQFLATILPHSLVAIAAPPCLCHGGDGGSSCG; this is translated from the coding sequence ATGACTGCCAGCCACACCTCCGATGTGCTGCTGCCAGGGCAGCCATCTTTGCCTGTATCTGCATCCCTTCCCTCCCCCTTTCTCCCCCGTCCCGCCCTGTCCCCCGACGCCATCGTCCTGATGCTGGCCGTTGCAATTGGCACTGCTACGGGGCTAACTGTGGTGATCTTTCGCCTGCTGATTACGGCCATCCATTCCTGGATGTTGGAAGACTTAATGGGAGTGGTCGCTGTTTATGGCCCCCAAACCTTAGCCTGTGTTCCCATCCTGGGGGGAATCTTGGTGGGGTTGATGCGCTGGCGGTTACGAGACTTTAATGCCAGTCTGGCCACCCTGGTAGCGGCGGCCAAGGGGATTCAAGATTTATCTCCCCTGCAACCCTTGACCAAACTGCTGGCAGCGGCCATTTCCCTGGGAACCGGGGCATCCCTAGGGCCAGAGGGGCCGAGTGTGGAAATTGGTGCTTACTTTGGCACCTGTCTGGGGCAAATTCTGCAGGTTTCTCAAGAGCGCCAGCGGTTATTGCTAGGTGCCGGTGCCGCCGCAGGGCTGGCAGCCGGATTTAATGCGCCCATTGCTGGGGTGTTCCTGGCGTTGGAGATTGTCCTAGGCACTTCCTTTGCGACGTCAGCAGCGAGCATCTTGCTACTGGCGGCAGTGGTGGCGGCTCTGATCGCTCAGATTGGGCTGGGCGGCCAACCCGCGTTTACCTTGCCTGTCTACGAAGTCCGCAGCCTCTGGGAGTTGCCCCTTTATCTCGGGTTGGGGTTGCTGGCATGCTTGGTGTCCATTGCCTACACCGAGTCAATTCAAGTGGCTCAACGTCTTTTTCGGGGGGATATCCCCTTTCTGCGGAGCATGGGACGGATTCCCCTCCCCTTGCGCCCCATTCTTGGAGGAGCCTGTGTGGGATTGGTGGCCTTACAGTGGCCGCAGATTTTGGGCATTGGCTATGAGACGGTGGAGACCATGCTTCAGGGGGTGCCCTTTTCCCTGGGCTTATTGTTGGTGCTGCTGGTGGTCAAGCTCCTGATGACGGCAATGAGTCTGGGGAGTGGTCTGGTCGGTGGGATTTTTGCCCCAGCGCTGTTTTTGGGAGCATCCCTGGGAGCAGCTTATGGTCAGTTCCTAGCGACCATCTTGCCCCATAGCTTGGTGGCAATTGCGGCTCCCCCGTGCCTATGCCATGGTGGGGATGGCGGCAGTTCTTGCGGGTAG
- a CDS encoding CBS domain-containing protein produces MRLPRAYAMVGMAAVLAGSVRAPLTAILLLFELTRDYRIVLPLMAAVGLSAWLVERWRPAATQEANRQPLGLNVEKNTDPETLKRVTVSEVMCHQPLLLSSTVSVLEAGKRLMDYPAYTALVMDQTEQLLGIVTLNDIGRAITLGGEQPPMGLHPDALSEQTVGQICTTELLVAYENEPIVDAMTRMATRNLHQLPVVSRGNPQRVLGLLTREAIDLAKRMAATREAMQHYTSRLTALSETAAAELPLALPLRLKTENPGLSTREPELDHRLENKEFISRN; encoded by the coding sequence TTGCGGCTCCCCCGTGCCTATGCCATGGTGGGGATGGCGGCAGTTCTTGCGGGTAGTGTCCGGGCTCCGCTCACAGCGATCCTACTGTTATTTGAATTGACACGGGACTATCGGATTGTGCTACCACTGATGGCGGCGGTGGGTTTGAGTGCCTGGTTGGTGGAACGCTGGCGACCGGCTGCTACCCAGGAGGCCAATCGCCAACCTTTGGGCTTAAATGTTGAGAAAAATACCGATCCGGAAACCCTCAAACGAGTGACGGTGTCGGAGGTCATGTGCCATCAGCCCTTACTGTTGTCCAGCACCGTCTCGGTATTAGAGGCTGGGAAGCGGCTGATGGATTACCCTGCCTATACGGCACTGGTTATGGATCAGACGGAACAACTACTGGGAATTGTCACCCTGAATGACATTGGTCGGGCGATCACCTTGGGGGGAGAACAGCCCCCGATGGGTCTGCATCCGGATGCCTTGTCTGAACAGACGGTGGGGCAGATCTGCACGACGGAACTGCTGGTTGCCTATGAAAATGAACCGATTGTGGATGCGATGACTCGCATGGCCACCCGAAACTTACACCAACTCCCTGTGGTCAGTCGGGGTAACCCTCAGCGGGTTCTGGGTCTCTTGACCCGCGAGGCCATTGATCTGGCAAAACGAATGGCTGCGACCCGAGAAGCAATGCAGCACTACACATCCAGACTCACTGCTTTGTCTGAAACAGCAGCGGCAGAGCTACCATTGGCTCTGCCACTCCGCCTGAAAACAGAAAATCCAGGTTTATCCACCAGGGAGCCTGAACTCGATCACCGACTGGAAAACAAAGAATTTATCTCCCGCAATTGA
- the amt gene encoding ammonium transporter translates to MQLGFALLEAGLVRQTSAVNTLFENFIDAGVTVIAWWAIGFGLAFGTSVGDLGLIGGDNFFLSNAITFKDGALSYAMGSGGSTANVNTLALFFFQFAFAATSSTITTGAMAERTDFMGDLIYSNIMMAISYPIVVHWAWNSGGWLFKMGYHDFAGSSVVHAVGGWTAIVGAFLLGPRANRGPWGQPPVPHNLAYAAAGAIILWFGWYGFNPGSTLSMANPGLTSLVVVNTTMAAAAGAMSSAIYIYYRTGKWHLFCAINGSLGGLVAITAPCAYVMPWASVVIGGVAGVLVLVVVDFIESIEIDDPVGAFGVHGACGMFGALSVGLFGQAELTMTKKSGLFLGGGFDLLGVQLLGVVAIVLFTAIFSYVMFSGLKAWGHLRVHPTADIVGIDVYEHGASVWPDVLPYRDEAYYTNQALLATQPPLHPTYPVAVSGQMTDVALFNSGNDLAKAGDFEAAIQYYNQAIQINATKISYYNNLAAALKRVGRIRDAVGVYVQMLEADPKSVKGFLRLGSTLIEANLDTLAVNIYREFIAQVEEGALLLSAATDSGTDLSGQIEDSPDGLTADEFSSSGEGVDRSATVAFMASIASRPPEIKERCSRAFF, encoded by the coding sequence ATGCAGCTCGGTTTTGCGTTATTGGAAGCGGGGCTGGTACGTCAGACTTCGGCGGTGAATACGCTGTTTGAGAATTTTATTGATGCAGGGGTTACGGTGATTGCCTGGTGGGCCATAGGCTTTGGCCTTGCCTTTGGCACCAGCGTCGGTGATTTGGGTCTAATCGGTGGCGATAACTTCTTTCTCAGCAATGCCATTACCTTTAAGGATGGCGCTCTGAGTTATGCCATGGGGTCTGGAGGATCAACTGCCAATGTCAACACCTTGGCACTGTTTTTCTTCCAGTTTGCCTTTGCTGCTACCTCTAGCACCATCACCACGGGGGCGATGGCAGAGCGCACCGACTTTATGGGTGATCTAATCTACAGCAACATCATGATGGCGATTAGCTACCCCATTGTGGTTCATTGGGCCTGGAATAGCGGCGGCTGGCTGTTCAAGATGGGCTACCACGATTTTGCCGGTAGCTCGGTGGTGCATGCCGTTGGCGGCTGGACCGCGATCGTGGGAGCTTTTTTACTTGGCCCCCGAGCCAACCGTGGCCCCTGGGGACAGCCTCCAGTTCCCCATAACCTGGCCTACGCGGCTGCAGGGGCAATTATTCTCTGGTTCGGATGGTACGGCTTCAACCCCGGATCGACCCTAAGTATGGCCAACCCCGGTCTGACCAGCTTAGTTGTCGTCAACACCACCATGGCGGCGGCAGCAGGGGCAATGTCTTCTGCAATCTACATCTATTACCGCACTGGCAAGTGGCATTTGTTCTGTGCGATCAACGGCTCCTTGGGGGGGCTGGTGGCGATCACAGCTCCCTGCGCCTATGTGATGCCGTGGGCATCCGTCGTCATCGGTGGGGTGGCAGGTGTTCTAGTGCTGGTAGTGGTTGATTTTATTGAGAGCATTGAAATTGATGACCCCGTGGGAGCCTTTGGGGTTCATGGCGCTTGTGGGATGTTTGGTGCCCTCTCGGTGGGTTTATTTGGGCAAGCAGAACTGACGATGACGAAGAAGTCCGGTCTGTTCCTTGGGGGAGGCTTCGACCTTCTGGGAGTCCAGCTATTGGGAGTGGTTGCGATCGTCCTTTTTACGGCGATATTTTCCTATGTGATGTTTAGTGGCCTCAAGGCATGGGGACATCTGCGGGTGCATCCCACCGCCGACATCGTTGGCATTGATGTCTATGAACATGGGGCATCGGTTTGGCCGGATGTCTTGCCCTATCGGGATGAGGCTTACTACACTAATCAGGCGCTATTGGCGACCCAGCCACCCCTGCATCCCACTTACCCTGTGGCGGTATCCGGTCAGATGACAGATGTAGCCTTATTCAACAGTGGCAATGACCTTGCGAAAGCGGGAGATTTTGAAGCGGCGATTCAGTACTACAATCAAGCAATTCAGATCAATGCCACCAAGATTTCTTACTACAATAATCTGGCTGCAGCCCTAAAGCGAGTGGGCAGGATCCGGGATGCCGTGGGGGTGTATGTACAAATGCTGGAAGCGGACCCCAAGTCTGTGAAAGGGTTTCTCCGGCTAGGCAGTACCCTGATCGAAGCCAACCTGGATACCCTAGCCGTCAATATCTACCGAGAGTTCATTGCCCAAGTTGAGGAAGGTGCCTTACTGTTATCCGCAGCTACTGACTCAGGCACCGATCTCTCTGGCCAGATTGAGGATAGTCCCGACGGGTTGACTGCTGATGAATTTAGCAGTTCCGGGGAAGGGGTCGATCGCTCTGCAACCGTGGCTTTCATGGCTTCGATTGCCTCACGCCCTCCTGAAATTAAAGAACGCTGTAGTCGCGCCTTTTTTTGA
- a CDS encoding glycosyltransferase family 2 protein, producing the protein MKLSVVIPAHNEEGCLYSTVSHLVSTLEAEGIRHEVVIINDNSTDQTPGICQTLADEFKTVRHVDNQPPNGFGFAVRRGLVEFRGDAVAIMMADASDDPKDLVKAYWKLQEGFDCVFGSRFNKNAVVVDYPWHKLVINRWANWFVDKLFRLHYNDVTNAFKVYRREVIEGIQPILSHHFNLTVELPLKAIVRGFSYAVIPMNWYNRKTGISKLKIKEMGSRYLFIVLYVWLEKHLSRGDYHRSKYLVPTKKKLNA; encoded by the coding sequence GTGAAACTTTCCGTTGTGATACCCGCACATAATGAAGAGGGTTGCCTGTATTCAACCGTTAGTCATCTTGTTTCCACCCTAGAAGCAGAGGGGATTCGTCACGAAGTTGTCATTATTAACGACAACAGTACGGATCAAACCCCAGGGATTTGTCAAACCCTTGCCGACGAGTTTAAAACCGTGCGACATGTTGATAACCAACCCCCCAATGGGTTTGGCTTTGCGGTGCGGCGGGGACTGGTAGAATTTCGCGGCGATGCCGTCGCCATCATGATGGCGGATGCCTCTGATGACCCCAAAGACTTGGTGAAAGCCTACTGGAAACTACAAGAAGGCTTTGACTGTGTGTTTGGCAGTCGCTTCAATAAAAATGCGGTGGTCGTTGATTATCCCTGGCACAAACTGGTGATTAACCGTTGGGCGAACTGGTTTGTGGATAAACTATTTAGGCTGCATTACAACGACGTTACCAATGCCTTTAAGGTCTACCGCCGGGAAGTGATTGAGGGTATCCAACCGATCCTGAGTCACCACTTTAACCTCACGGTTGAGTTACCGCTGAAAGCGATTGTGCGAGGATTCAGCTACGCGGTGATCCCCATGAACTGGTACAATCGAAAGACTGGCATCTCCAAGCTAAAAATCAAAGAAATGGGGAGTCGCTATCTATTTATAGTGCTCTACGTCTGGCTAGAGAAGCACTTATCCCGTGGAGATTATCACCGCAGTAAATATCTCGTCCCCACGAAGAAGAAGTTGAATGCCTGA
- a CDS encoding NAD-dependent epimerase/dehydratase family protein, with protein sequence MPEQVLILGGAGFIGSSLAIGLKARHPDWKILCLDNLRRRGSELNLSRFKVAGIEFIHGDIRSLSDLDPTVLQVDTILDCSAEPSVLAGFSSPQYVLQTNLVGTMNILELARQVRARLLFLSTSRVYPIAPLTTLKLVEESTRFALAAEQSVSGISSAGVSEAFPLAGHRSLYGATKLASELLIEEYRAAYDMPAIVNRCGVITGPWQMGKVDQGVFVLWMAAHFFKKSLSYIGFGGTGKQVRDLLHVNDLLRLIDYQLLNFADLDGSVLNVGGGIQGSLSLLETTQLCQKITGNTIPIRPELTERVGDVPLFITDAAQVIAKTGWQPEMTPERTLQDIYDWISEHENALRPVLS encoded by the coding sequence ATGCCTGAGCAAGTATTGATTTTGGGCGGGGCAGGCTTTATCGGTAGCTCACTGGCTATTGGATTGAAAGCTCGCCACCCAGACTGGAAAATCCTCTGTCTCGATAATCTCCGACGTCGAGGCTCAGAGCTAAATCTCTCGCGGTTCAAAGTCGCTGGGATCGAGTTTATTCACGGGGATATTCGCTCCCTCTCCGATTTAGACCCAACGGTATTACAGGTTGATACCATCCTCGATTGTTCGGCGGAACCTTCAGTGTTAGCGGGGTTTTCCTCGCCCCAATACGTGTTGCAAACCAACCTCGTGGGGACAATGAATATCCTGGAGCTAGCCCGCCAGGTTCGAGCCCGGTTGCTGTTTCTCTCCACCAGTCGGGTGTATCCGATTGCACCCCTAACGACCCTGAAGTTGGTGGAGGAATCCACCCGGTTTGCCCTAGCGGCGGAACAGTCCGTCTCCGGCATCTCCAGTGCGGGAGTCAGTGAAGCCTTTCCCCTCGCGGGGCATCGTTCTCTCTACGGTGCTACCAAGTTGGCTTCCGAACTCTTGATTGAGGAGTACCGAGCTGCCTACGACATGCCCGCGATTGTGAATCGCTGCGGGGTAATTACCGGCCCCTGGCAGATGGGCAAGGTAGATCAGGGGGTGTTTGTGTTGTGGATGGCAGCTCATTTCTTTAAGAAATCCTTGAGCTACATCGGCTTTGGAGGCACGGGTAAACAAGTCCGTGACTTGCTCCATGTCAATGACCTGCTGCGGTTAATTGACTATCAATTGCTCAACTTTGCCGACCTTGATGGCAGTGTCTTGAATGTGGGCGGAGGTATCCAGGGCAGTTTATCCCTGCTTGAGACCACCCAACTGTGCCAGAAAATTACCGGCAACACCATTCCCATCCGCCCGGAACTGACGGAGCGAGTTGGGGATGTGCCACTGTTCATTACCGATGCCGCCCAGGTGATCGCAAAAACGGGATGGCAGCCAGAAATGACGCCAGAACGCACCCTTCAGGATATCTACGATTGGATATCCGAGCATGAGAACGCCCTACGTCCTGTCTTGTCTTGA